The following nucleotide sequence is from Candidatus Rokuibacteriota bacterium.
CGACTCGACTTGACGTCCACACCCCCGCTGCCCCGCGACCTCGTGACCGCCACGCTCTCATTCTGCAGGCTCCTGCGCCGGCACGGGCTGCCCGTGACGGTTGGCGAGGCCACCGACGCCGTGCGGGCGCTCGAGCGCCTGGATCTCGCCGACCGCGCGGAGGTGTACCTCGGGCTCCGGTCGGTGCTGATGTCGCGGATCGAGGAGCAGCCCGCGTTCGACCGGTGCTTCGAGGCTTTCTGGAAGGAGCACCGTGAAGCCGTCCCCGTGATGGACGGGCTCCTGGCGACGGCTCCGGCGGAGCCTCCAGCCTCCGCGTCGGGGACGCTCAGGGTAGCGGGACAGAAGCGGGAGGGGGTGGCGCTGGAGGCGTGGATCGGGGAGGACGAGGCGTCGGAGAGCGAGCCGTTGGGCGTGCCGGGGATGAGCGATCGCGAGTACCTGATGGAGCAGGACTTCTCCGGCTTCCCGGCTGACCAGCTCGACGAGCTGGCGCGGCTGACGGTCCTGATCGCGCGCCGGCTCGCCCGGCGCATCAGCCGCCGTCGCCGGCCGACGCGTCGGCGCGGCGTCGTGGACCTCCGGCGGACGATCCGTGCCAATCTCACCCGGGGCGAGCTGATCGAGCTCCGCCGGAAGGAGCGGAAGCGGCGCAAGGTGCGCCTGGTCCTGCTGTGCGACATCTCGGGTTCCATGGACCTGTACAGCCGCTTCCTCCTCCAGTTTCTGTACGCCCTCCAGAACGTG
It contains:
- a CDS encoding VWA domain-containing protein; this translates as MTSTPPLPRDLVTATLSFCRLLRRHGLPVTVGEATDAVRALERLDLADRAEVYLGLRSVLMSRIEEQPAFDRCFEAFWKEHREAVPVMDGLLATAPAEPPASASGTLRVAGQKREGVALEAWIGEDEASESEPLGVPGMSDREYLMEQDFSGFPADQLDELARLTVLIARRLARRISRRRRPTRRRGVVDLRRTIRANLTRGELIELRRKERKRRKVRLVLLCDISGSMDLYSRFLLQFLYALQNVFGRVETFTFSTRLTRITDYLKGASYRQVLRRLGDVRDWSGGTRIGECLADFNREWRSRFLDRHTIVVVLSDGWDTGDPELLAGELLKIKRRAGQLLWLNPLLGNPAYQPLTRGMAAALPILDRFAPAHNLQSLRDLASQLRL